The following nucleotide sequence is from Dehalogenimonas sp. THU2.
GATGGTAGCGCCTTTCCGCCATGCAGCCCGCCTGTCGGATCTGACTGATTCCGAACGCCGGGAGATCATCGATCTGGCTGCCCGCTGTGAATCGATCTTGACCACTGCCATGAGGCCGGAAGGCTTCAATGTCGGCTTCAACCTGGGCAAAGCCGCCGGCGCCGGGGTCGATCAGCACCTGCACTGCCACATCGTGCCGCGGTGGTTCGGCGATACCAACTTCATGCCGGTGATCGGCGGGACCCGGGTCATCAACGAGGATCTGTACGCCACTTACGATAAATTGAAGGAGTATTTGCCATGAGCGATTCAGAACTGCAACTGATTAAGGATCTCCTGCCGCTGCTGATCCCGGTCATTATCATCGAGTTGGTCCTCCTGGTGATTGCCCTGATGGATCTGGTCAAGCGCAAACGGGTCAAGGGTGAAAGCAAGGTTGTCTGGGCGCTGGTTATCATCTTTATCAATCTCATCGGCCCCATCGTCTATCTGGTCTGGGGGCGCCATCCCGACGCCGGACAGGAGGATGAGAGCAATGACTCCGGCTATAAGAACTGAAGGCCTGTCCAAGCGTTTCGGTGATATCGTCGCCGTGG
It contains:
- a CDS encoding HIT domain-containing protein, which gives rise to MEQLWAPWRGKFIESFKGDGCIFCDLPARGEDRETLILHRGREAFIIMNAYPYAAGHLMVAPFRHAARLSDLTDSERREIIDLAARCESILTTAMRPEGFNVGFNLGKAAGAGVDQHLHCHIVPRWFGDTNFMPVIGGTRVINEDLYATYDKLKEYLP
- a CDS encoding PLD nuclease N-terminal domain-containing protein, whose product is MSDSELQLIKDLLPLLIPVIIIELVLLVIALMDLVKRKRVKGESKVVWALVIIFINLIGPIVYLVWGRHPDAGQEDESNDSGYKN